A single genomic interval of Penicillium psychrofluorescens genome assembly, chromosome: 2 harbors:
- a CDS encoding uncharacterized protein (ID:PFLUO_003172-T1.cds;~source:funannotate) yields the protein MDDGKKVLARIPTPKAGPALYTTASEVATMELARDFLNVPIPRVFDWSATDDNPVESEYIIMEEALGTRLGCVWDDLNMESMLKVMKEIVSIETKLTSVTFSHYGNIYFASDNVPGAVPAQIISEAPADLIESVSKRFTIGPVVNASFWAKERPVMDISRGPWTTPTDYALSISQRETAFIERYAGPKHRDGIVVVSSEQDIPAAHIQLLNKYSQVVPSLVDLEDCFTRSALWHEDLHVSNLFVENDHITAVIDWQGVWAGPLFLQAGPSPVVDYQGELLFTRPDNYADLDAEKQAEIKQQIVKSCLLQLYLFETKKVNPELARFYQLDHGKTRRRPLIFAGDSWARSIIPFRGVMVNVERYWKEMGMEGDCPISFTEDEIKCHREDAENWNLVQDIFDEIDHFVKRDGWTFNETFDDALEVFIDARKTLLEMSTGDEKEEIDKLTQWAEDRRLGQSRLKSSEDLAAE from the exons ATGGATGACGGGAAGAAGGTTTTGGCTCGCATTCCAACACCCAAAGCTGGGCCTGCATTGTACACGACCGCCTCGGAGGTTGCTACCATGGAGCTT GCTCGGGATTTTCTTAACGTTCCTATTCCCCGTGTATTCGACTGGAGTGCCACGGACGATAACCCCGTGGAATCAGAATACATCATcatggaggaggcgctggggACCAGGCTTGGTTGTGTGTGGGACGACTTGAATATGGAATCGATGCTCAAAGTTATGAAAGAGATCGTTTCTATAGAGACGAAACTGACATCGGTGACATTCTCACA TTACGGGAATATATACTTTGCAAGCGATAATGTCCCGGGCGCTGTGCCAGCACAAATAATCAGCGAAGCGCCCGCAGACTTAATAGAGAGCGTGTCAAAGCGATTCACTATCGGACCAGTCGTCAACGCGAGTTTCTGGGCGAAAGAGCGCCCCGTGATGGATATCTCTCGTGGTCCAT GGACAACCCCTACGGACTACGCTCTGAGCATATCCCAGCGCGAGACAGCTTTCATCGAGAGATATGCCGGACCGAAGCACAGAGATGGCATTGTGGTGGTTTCGAGCGAACAGGATATCCCCGCAGCACATATCCAGCTTTTGAACAAGTACTCGCAAGTTGTTCCTTCACTCGTGGATCTCGAAGACTGTTTTACTCGCTCCGCATTATGGCACGAGGATCTCCATGTCTCGAATCTATTCGTCGAAAACGACCACATCACAGCCGTGATTGACTGGCAGGGCGTATGGGCTGGCCCACTGTTCCTGCAGGCTGGCCCGTCTCCCGTGGTGGACTATCAGGGAGAGCTTCTATTCACGCGCCCAGACAATTACGCCGACTTGGATGCGGAGAAGCAAGCCGAGATTAAGCAGCAGATTGTCAAGTCttgcctcctccagctttATCTTTTTGAGACGAAAAAGGTGAATCCAGAGCTGGCTAGGTTTTACCAACTGGATCATGGGAAAACGAGGCGTCGGCCTCTGATCTTTGCCGGTGATTCCTGGGCGCGGAGCATTATTCCATTTCGAGGAGTGATGGTCAATGTTGAAAG GTACTGGAAAGAGATGGGCATGGAAGGAGACTGCCCGATCTCCTTTACAGAAGACGAGATCAAATGCCATCGCGAAGATGCAGAGAACTGGAACCTCGTTCAAGACATCTTCGATGAGATCGACCACTTCGTGAAAAGAGATGGCTGGACATTCAATGAAACATTCGATGATGCCCTGGAGGTTTTCATTGATGCCAGGAAGACACTCCTCGAAATGTCCACAGGggatgagaaagaggagatCGATAAGCTAACCCAATGGGCGGAGGATAGGAGGCTTGGGCAGTCTAGACTGAAGTCAAGTGAAGATCTAGCTGCAGAGTGA
- a CDS encoding uncharacterized protein (ID:PFLUO_003173-T1.cds;~source:funannotate), with product MAQIESHLKDVAILGAIPNDARKILTKDACAFLAILHRTFNPTRKALLQRRIDRQAAIDNGQLPDFLPETKHIRENDAWRGAPPAPGLVDRRVEITGPTDRKMVVNALNSDVWTYMADFEDSTAPTWDNMVNGQVNLYDAIRRQVDFSQGGKDYKLRTDRTLPTLIARARGWHLDEKHFTVDGEAISGGLFDFGLYFYHNARELVSRGHGPYFYLPKMESHLEARLWNDVFNLSQDYIRIPRGTIRGTVLIETITAAFEMDEIIYELRDHSSGLNCGRWDYIFSFIKKFRQHPAFVLPDRSDVTMTVPFMDAYVKLLIKTCHRRGVHAMGGMAAQIPVKNDPAANDKAMESVRADKLREVRAGHDGTWVAHPALAVIASEIFNKHMPTPNQLFKRREDVNISANDLLNTNVPGKITEDGIRKNLNIGLSYMEGWLRGVGCVPINFLMEDAATAEVSRSQLWQWTRHNVTTSEGKRVDKAYALRLLQEQADSLSSKGPKGNKYQTAARYFAGQVTGEDYADFLTSLLYNEISSAGTAAKL from the coding sequence ATGGCCCAAATCGAGTCCCACCTCAAGGatgtcgccatcctcggcgccatccCCAATGATGCTCGCAAGATCTTGACCAAGGACGCTTGCgccttcctggccatcctgCACCGCACCTTTAATCCCACCCGCAAGGCCCTGCTGCAGCGCCGCATCGACCGCCAGGCCGCCATCGACAATGGCCAGCTGCCCGACTTCCTGCCGGAGACCAAGCACATTCGCGAGAACGATGCCTGGAGGGGCGCCCCCCCAGCGCCCGGCCTGGTCGACCGCCGCGTGGAAATCACCGGCCCGACCGACCGCAAGATGGTCGTCAATGCCCTCAACTCCGACGTCTGGACCTACATGGCCGACTTTGAGGATTCAACCGCTCCCACCTGGGACAACATGGTCAACGGCCAGGTTAACCTGTACGACGCCATCCGTCGCCAGGTCGACTTCTCGCAAGGTGGCAAGGACTATAAGCTGCGTACCGACCGCACGCTCCCCACCCTGATTGCCCGCGCCCGCGGCTGGCACCTGGACGAGAAGCACTTCACCGTCGACGGCGAGGCGATCTCCGGCGGCCTCTTCGATTTCGGTCTGTACTTCTACCACAACGCCCGGGAGCTCGTCTCCCGCGGCCACGGGCCATACTTCTACCTGCCCAAGATGGAATCCCACCTGGAGGCCCGCCTGTGGAACGACGTCTTCAACCTGTCCCAGGACTACATCCGCATTCCCCGCGGCACGATCCGCGGCACGGTGCTGATCGAaaccatcaccgccgccttTGAAATGGACGAGATCATCTACGAGCTGCGCGACCACTCCTCGGGCCTGAACTGCGGCCGCTGGGACtacatcttctccttcatcaagaagTTCCGCCAACACCCGGCCTTCGTGCTCCCCGACCGCTCAGACGTGACGATGACTGTTCCCTTCATGGATGCGTACGTCAAGCTGCTGATTAAGACCTGCCACCGTCGCGGCGTGCACGCAATGGGCGGCATGGCGGCCCAGATCCCCGTGAAGAACGACCCCGCGGCGAAcgacaaggccatggagagCGTGCGGGCCGACAAACTGCGGGAAGTGCGCGCCGGCCATGACGGCACCTGGGTCGCGCACCCGGCTCTGGCGGTGATTGCGTCCGAAATCTTCAACAAGCACATGCCGACGCCGAACCAGCTATTCAAGCGCCGCGAAGACGTCAacatctccgccaacgaCCTGCTCAACACCAACGTCCCCGGCAAAATCACCGAAGACGGCATCCGCAAGAACTTGAACATCGGCCTGTCTTACATGGAAGGCTGGCTGCGCGGGGTTGGCTGCGTGCCTATCAATTTCCTGATGGAAgacgccgccaccgctgaAGTCTCCCGCTCGCAGTTGTGGCAGTGGACCCGCCACAACGTGACCACTTCCGAAGGCAAGCGCGTCGATAAGGCCTACGCTCTGcgtctgctgcaggagcagGCTGATTCGTTGTCGTCGAAGGGTCCCAAGGGGAACAAGTATCAGACTGCGGCGAGGTATTTTGCCGGCCAGGTCACTGGTGAAGATTATGCCGATTTCTTGACTAGCTTGCTGTACAACGAGATTTCGTCGGCTGGTACCGCTGCGAAGCTGTGA